In Streptomyces sp. ML-6, the genomic stretch GCTTGCTACATTGCGCAACTGTACAACCATGAGGTGGCGGAGCACGTCCTACCCCATGGAAGCCGGATGGATGGGATGGTCGATGACGGGAAGTCGCACAGCGGGAACGCGCAGGGGAAGGGGCAGTCGCCTGCGGCGGACAGCCATGTTCGGGCTGTCGTTCCTCGTGCTGCTCGTCGCGGGTGTCGGGTGGGGCTACCTCAAGCTCGGCGGAAGCATCGCCACCTTCAGTGCGGACGGGATCTCCGACAACCGGCCGCCCGACTCGTCGAACGGACAGAACGTCCTGGTCATCGGCTCGGACTCGCGCTCGGGCGACAACGTCAAACTGGGCGGCGGTACGGGGACGGTGGGGCGCTCCGACACCGCCTTCCTGCTCCATGTGTACGGCGACCGCGAGCACGCGGTCGCCGTGTCCATTCCGCGTGACGCCCTCGTGGACATCCCGGCCTGCAAGAAGCCGGGGGGCGATTGGACGGCGCCGCAGCACGACGTGATGTTCAACGGGGCGTTCTCGGTGGGGGAGACGCCCGAGGGGAACCCCGCCTGCACGCAGAACACGGTCGAACAGCTCACCGGCCTGCGCGTCGACCACACCGTGGTCATCGACTTCGCGGGATTCTCGGCACTGACCTCCGCCGTGGGCGGAGTACCGGTGTGCCTGCCCAAGGACATCTACCAGCGCGACCTCAGCCCGAAGCGGCCCACCCGGGGCGACCTGATCTTCACGAAGGGACCGCAGTCCGTCTCCGGGCAGCGGGCGCTCGACTATGTCCGGCTGCGGCACGGCATCGGCGACGGCTCGGACATAGGGCGTATCAAGCGTCAGCAGGCGTTCGTCGCCTCCCTCGTCAAGAAGATCAAGTCCCAGGGGCTGAACCCCACGACCCTGCTGCCCCTGGCCAAGTCGGCGACCGACGCGATGACCGTCGATCCCGGGCTCGGTTCGGCCGACCGGCTCCTGGCGTTCGCCATGTCGATGAAGAACGTCGACCTGCACAACACCAAGTTCGTCACGGTTCCCTGGCGCTACGAGGGCGCGCGCGTCGCGATCGTCGAACCGGACGCCGACGCGCTGTGGGCCGCGCTGAAGGCCGACCGGACAGTCGACGGCAAGGACGCCAGCGGCAAGGGGGCGGGCAAGGACGAAAAGAAGGACAAGGAATCGGCCCCACCCACGGCCCCGGTTTCCGGCAAGGGCATCGACGTCGCCGTCTACAACGGCACCACGGTCACCGGGCTTGCGGCCCGCGCCGCCGAACTCCTGCGCTCCCGGGACTTCACCGTCACCAACACGGCCACGGCGAGCAGACAGGACCATGCCACGACCGT encodes the following:
- a CDS encoding LCP family protein encodes the protein MFGLSFLVLLVAGVGWGYLKLGGSIATFSADGISDNRPPDSSNGQNVLVIGSDSRSGDNVKLGGGTGTVGRSDTAFLLHVYGDREHAVAVSIPRDALVDIPACKKPGGDWTAPQHDVMFNGAFSVGETPEGNPACTQNTVEQLTGLRVDHTVVIDFAGFSALTSAVGGVPVCLPKDIYQRDLSPKRPTRGDLIFTKGPQSVSGQRALDYVRLRHGIGDGSDIGRIKRQQAFVASLVKKIKSQGLNPTTLLPLAKSATDAMTVDPGLGSADRLLAFAMSMKNVDLHNTKFVTVPWRYEGARVAIVEPDADALWAALKADRTVDGKDASGKGAGKDEKKDKESAPPTAPVSGKGIDVAVYNGTTVTGLAARAAELLRSRDFTVTNTATASRQDHATTVVEYGPGLRDEAETTARLFAGARATASDLPGIRVILGSSYAANPSAAPEKPASSGVPSAVADEARSADDDPCANLSYG